The stretch of DNA cagtaagaagcccttacagaccccccccgctggggcccctcaccccagtaagaagcccttacagacccccccgctggggcccctcaccccagtaagaagcccttacagacccccccgctggggcccctcaccccagtaagaagcccttacagacccccgctggggcccctcaccccagtaagaagcccttacagacccccccgctgggacccctcaccccagtaagaagcccttacagacccccgctggggcccctcaccccagtaagaagcccttacagaccccccccgctggggcccccaccccagtaagaagcccttacagacccccccgctggggcccctcaccccagtaagaagcccttacagacccccccgctggggcccctcaccccagtaagaagcccttacagacccccgctggggcccctcaccccagtaagaagcccttacagacccccccgctgggacccctcaccccagtaagaagcccttacagaccccccgctgggacccctcaccccagtaagaagcccttacagaccccccgctgggacccctcaccccagtaagaagcccttacagacccccccgctgggacccctcaccccagtaagaagcccttacagaccccccgctgggacccctcaccccagtaagaagcccttacagaccccccccctggggcccctcacccagtaagaagcccttacagacccccccgctggggcccctcaccccagtaagaagcccttacagaccccccgctggggcccctcaccccagtaagaagcccttacagacccccccgctgggacccctcaccccagtaagaagcccttacagaccccccgctgggacccctcaccccagtaagaagcccttacagacccccccgctggggcccctcaccccagtaagaagcccttacagacccccccgctggggcccctcaccccagtaagaagcccttacagaccccccgctggggcccctcaccccagtaagaagcccttacagaccccccgctggggccccccctcaccccagtaagaagcccttaaagacccccccgctggggcccctcaccccagtaagaagcccttacagaccccccgctggggcccctcaccccagtaagaagcccttacagaccccccccgctggggcccctcaccccagtaagaagcccttacagaccccccccgctggggcccctcatcccagtaagaagcccttacagacccccccgctggggcccctcaccccagtaagaagcccttacagaccccccgcTGGGACacctcaccccagtaagaagcccttacagacccccgctggggcccctcaccccagtaagaagcccttacagacccccccgctggggcccctcaccccagtaagaagcccttacagaccccccgctggggcccctcaccccagtaagaagcccttacagacccccccgctgggacccctcaccccagtaagaagcccttacagacccccccccgctgggacccctcaccccagtaagaagcccttacagacccccccgctggggcccctcaccccagtaagaagcccttacagacccccccgctggggcccctcaccccagtaagaagcccttacagaccccccgctggggcccctcaccccagtaagaagcccttacagaccccccgctggggccccccctcaccccagtaagaagcccttaaagacccccccgctggggcccctcaccccagtaagaagcccttacagaccccccgctggggcccctcaccccagtaagaagcccttacagacccccccgctggggccccccctcaccccagtaagaagcccttacagacccccgctggggcccctcaccccagtaagaagcccttacagacccccgctggggcccctcaccccagtaagaagcccttacagacccccccgctggggcccccccctcaccccagtaagaagcccttacagaccccccgctgggacccctcaccccagtaaaaagcccttacagacccccgctggggcccctcaccccagtaagaagcccttacagaccccccgctggggcccctcaccccagtaaaaagcccttacagacccccccgctggggcccctcaccccagtaagaagcccttacagaccccccccgctgggacccctcaccccagtaagaagcccttacagaccccccgctgggcccctcatcccagtaagaagcccttacagacccccccgctggggcccctcatcccagtaagaagcccttacagacccccccgctggggcccctcaccccagtaagaagcccttacagacccccccgctggggcccctcaccccagtaagaagcccttacagacccccccccgctggggcccctcaccccagtaagaagcccttacagaccccccccccggcccatgACGCGAATGACGCACTAAGCTTCCCAAACAACAACACATCACGGCATTAACCACACCCCTTTGCTGAGTGACCAgctagccccgccccctgcccgcCATTTCATGCTGCTGCGCCTGTTTCTGCCAATTGAGCATTAGCAGGCGGGGCTTCGATCCAATGTCAGCCAATGGGCGCCTCGGCTGCGCAGATGGGCGTGCCCCGGCCGTGCGTTCCGAGCCTCGCTGTGAGTTTAGGTGCGATGGCGGCCGAACCCAGTGTGGTTTTAGCAGAACCGGAAGAGAAATAGAGAACGTATTGGGGCTTCCGCTTCCTGCAGCCTCCCGCCCGTTCCTGAGTGACCCACAACCCATAAGAGCCCGGACAGGTGAGCAGGGGGCGGGGGTTGGGTGGGGGTTGCTATTGGAGGATGCGGGGGACTCTGTGGCCCCAGGATACGGGAACATGGGCCCCTGGGTGTTGGGAGAGAGCCCTCCGGTGTCAGGGGCCACAGGCTGAGCCCGAGTGCATTACATTTAGTGTATAGGGAGGCCACACACCCCCTAAGCGCAGACTCCTCCCTCTCCCTCCGTTGcctggggaatgctgggagttgtagtcttaGAGCAGCTTCCCCCAAGCCTCCTGTATTGGGTCCTTTATGTTTAacagcctcccccccccagcactacAGCTCCTCCCAGAACCCCCCTCTGGCTGTGCTgcccagggaatgctgggagttgtagtctggaAAACCAGAGGCTGTTTGTCTGAATGGAATCTGGATCCTCTGGTTGGATTCTGACTACTGGGTCCCACTCAGGGGACTGGCTGGGGCCGCTGTCCCTCTCTGGGGCAGTACTGGGCCCCTGATCCCTGCCTTACTCTCCCATCGGTACCAGGCTTACTGGGTCCCACTCAGGGGATTGGCTGGGGCCGCTGTCCCTCTCCGGGGCAGTACTGGGCCCCTGCCTTACTCTCCCATCAGTACCAGGCTTACTGGGTCCCACTCAGGGGATTGGCTGGGGCCGCTGTCCCTCCCCGGGGCAGTACTGGGCCCCTGATCCCTGCCTTACTCTCCCATCGGTACCAGGCTTACTGGGTCCCACTCAGGGGATTGGCTGGGGCCGCTGTCCCTCCCCGGGGCAGTACTGGGCCCCTGCCTTACTCTCCCATCAGTACCAGGCTTACTGGGTCCCACTCAGGGGATTGGCTGGGGGCCGCTGTCCCTCTCCTGGGCAGTACTGGGCCCCTGATCCCTGCCTTACTCTCCCATCAGTACCAGGCTTACTGGGTCCCACTCAGGGGATTGGCTGGGGGCCGCTGTCCCTCTCCTGGGCAGTACTGGGCCCCTGATCCCTGCCTTACTCTCCCATCGGTACCAGGCTTACTGGGTCCCACTCAGGAGATTGGCTGGGGGCCGCTGTCCCTCCCCGGGGCAGTACTGGGCCCCTGATCCCTGCCTTACTCTCCCATCAGTACCAGGCTTACTGGGTCCCACTCAGGGGATTGGCTGGGGGCCGCTGTCCCTCTCCTGGGCAGTACTGGGCCCCTGATCCCTGCCTTACTCTCCCATCGGTACCAGGCTTACTGGGTCCCACTCAGGGGACTGGCTGGGGCCGCTGTCCCTCTCCTGGGCAGTACTGGGCCCCTGCCTTACTCTCCCATCGGTACCAGGCTTACTGGGTCCCACTCAGGGGATTGGCTGGGGCCACTGTCCCTCTCTGGGGCAGTACTGGGCCCCTGATCCCTGCCTTACTCTCCCATCGGTACCAGGCTTACTGGGTCCCACTCAGGGGATTGGCTGGGGCCGCTGTCCCTCTCCTGGGCAGTACTGGGCCCCTGCCTTACTCTCCCATCAGTACCAGGCTTACTGGGTCCCACTCAGGGGATTGGCTGGGGCCGCTGTCCCTCCCCGGGGCAGTACTGGGCCCCTGCCTTACTCTCCCATCAGTACCAGGCTTACTGGGTCCCACTCAGGGGATTGGCTGGGGCCGCTGTCCCTCCCCGGGGCAGTACTGGGCCCCTGCCTTACTCTTCCATCAGTTCCAGGCTTACTGGGTCCCACTCAGGGGATTGGCTGGGGCCGCTGTCCCTCCCCGGGGCAGTACTGGGCCCCTGCCTTACTCTCCCATCGGTACCAGGCTTACTGGGTCCCACTCAGGGGACTGGCTGGGGCCGCTGTCCCTCTCCGGGGCAGTACTGGGCCCCTGCCTTACTCTCCCATCAGTACCAGGCTTACTGGGTCCCACTCAGGGGATTGGCTGGGGGCCGCTGTCCCTCTCCTGGGCAGTACTGGGCCCCTGATCCCTGCCTTACTCTCCCATCGGTACCAGGCTTACTGGGTCCCACTCAGGGGATTGGCTGGGGCCACTGTCCCTCTCTGGGGCAGTACTGGGCCCCTGCCTTACTCTCCCATCGGTACCAGGCTTACTGGGTCAGGGTGGGCATGGGAAGAGCTGGACACACTGACGTTGGGCTCATTGTGTGCCCCTCTAGTGGTCCCTGGCCATGTCGGAAGGATGGGAAGAGTGGCCCTTGCTGGGCCCCGGATGGAAACGTCGGATCGCCGTCAGGAAGTCGGGGGTCTCCTGCGGTCACACAGATACCTACTATAAAAGGTGGGTGCAATTCCTGTGCCCTCACTTCTTTGCCAGTGTTCATGCCCCTTATGCTGTGCcaccttgtgcccccccccagccccacgggAGAGAAGATCCGCAGTAGGATCGAGTTGGCCAAGTACTTCAATGCCCTCGGTTCCTCGGTGGACCTGACGCTCTTTGACTTTCGGAACGGGGTGATTGTGGATAAAGGTTCCCCCAAGGTAAGAGCTTTGCACCCGCCTTTATGCCAAGTCCtacgcccccccccctgcattcgTTCTAATGCCACGATGCCCACTTttccagaaaaagaaaaactcCAAGAGGAAAAGCCTCCCCGCTCATGGCGATGTGAAGCCCCAGCCTAAAAAGCCCCGCCTCTCTGCGCCTTTACCCGCCCCCGAGGAGTGTGAACAGAACGGAGAGACTGGAAAGTCTGTCGTGTGAGTGGCGAGTGGGGCTGGTGTGAGTGGGTACCGGGCAGGGTGGGCGTGGCTATATCCCTAATGTTTGCCCCTCCCACAGGCGCTGCCATGGCTGCGGAGTATGGTTTACGGGCGTGGAATTTGGCAAGTCCAAGGTTACCAAGTGGCGATGTGCCGATTGTAGAGGTAATGGAACGATGGGGGGCAGAATGGCcctattgtgggggggggggggggtaagtgagGTTGGGGTGCTGCCCCCAGTTGGCACAACAGTATTGTCTGTGGGCATGTAATTGGCACAGGTCATTAGGGCATAGTGGGCACTGGATGGGATGTAGTTGGGCGGCACCTGATTGGCAGAGCCGCCCCATGTGACCCCTAACTCAGACTCCTCCCCTCTTGCAGCCTCCAGACGAGCGTTCAACAAGGAGCAGAAGTTACACAAGGTGggtgtgcccccccccatggctcCGGGCAGGTACTGGGGGGTCCCTGGCTGGGGGGGTGCTGACGCTCTGTTCATGGTTAGAATACAGGTTGCGGCACGTGTGAGGCCTGTAAGGTAACGGAGAACTGCGGCCATTGCACCGTCTGCCTCCTGCGCTCCCACAACCCCGAGTTCAGCAGCTCCTGGAAGTGCGTCCGGAGGCGGTGCCTGCGCAACCTGCGCAAGGTGAGTGGCCGCCGTGGGGCGTCCGGCTGAGAATATATTCCCCCTCCCCGTCCCTCCCACCCAGTCTCCTGTCTTCTCTCCCCCCCGCAGGGTGACGACTGTGGGATGTGCCAGGGCTGCCAGAGGGATGACGACTGTGAAGGCTGCTCAGTCTGCCTCGATAAGATGCACAAGCCTGACGCCGACATCAAGGAGAGGTGCCTGCTGCGCCGCTGCGTGAACAAGGTAGGGCAGGGGATGGGAGGGGCCCCAGCAGAGGTGGGAGGGGCCAAGGTTCCCtggcattattatttatttatgttattgaTTGTAGAAGTTGACCAAACGCTCTCCTGGCTACAAGAATAACAACACGAAGAAGCTGCACATTGTAAGTTCCCATTTCCTGTTGTTATGTgggggggaggggtttgtttgggaaacaggaagtgatgtcagatGACAGTAACCTATAGAGATGGAGCTTGTTTGTCTCCTAGCAGAACAGCCCAGGGCAGCCTCTTTATCTTCTTTGTAACCAGCGCCACCCATAGGTGCCAGTCTGCCATTCACTGTCAttcttattccccccccccccactcgcaCACCAGAAGAAACCGGCGCCCATCAAactgaagaagaaaaagaagaagaaggcgACAGATGGGAAAGGGCAGGTTAGTAACAATCCTAGTGCCACATTGgcaccctcccccccctcctgcccccgtGTGTGTGAGCACTAACTCATGGGTGCCCACCCGTCATCATGTGTCTCTTCCTGCCCATATCTGTGCCCTTATGTACCCACAGTCTGTTCCACCCACTTTGCCATTTACCTGCTGTCTGTTGTACCCGTTTGCCCTCCCCCTGCCCATTTCTGTGCATTGAGGCTATTCATGCCAGCTTGCTGCCCCACTTTGCCATTTACCTGCTGTCTGTTGTACCCGTTTGCCCTCCCCCTGCCCATTTCTGTGCATTAAGGCTATTCATGCCAGCTTGCTGCCCCCCTTGCCATTTACCTGCTGTCTGTTGTACCCGTTTGCCCTCCCCCTGCTCATTTCTGTGCATTGAGGCTATTCATGCCAGCTTGCTGCCCCACTTTGCCATTTACCTGCTGTCTGTTGTACCCGTTTGCCCTCCCCCTGCCCATTTCTGTGCATTGAGGCTATTCATGCCAGCTTGCTGCCCCACTTTGCCATTTACCTGCTGTCTGTTGTACCCGTTTGCCCTCCCCCTGCCCATTTCTGTGCATTAAGGCTATTCATGCCAGCTTGCTGCCCCCCTTGCCATTTACCTGCTGTCTGTTGTACATGCTTGCCCTCCCCCTGCCAGTTTCTGTGCATTGAGGCTATTCATGCCAGCTTGCTGCCCCACTTTGCCATTTACCATCTGTCTGTTGTACCCGCTTGCCCTCCCCCTGCCCATTTCTGTGCATTGAGGCTATTCATGCCAACTTCTCTAACAGCTGCTTGCCCCCCGTATCGCTTTGCATggccccccaaacccccccattcccaccGCTTGGCAGTTCAGGGGCCTCAGGCTCTCATCTGTCTTTCCGCCACATTGACTCCGCCCACCATATCTTACAGCCGCTCTCAGGCCGCCGTCAAAACCGGAAGTGCGGCGATTGCGAGTCCTGCCTGCAGAAGGACGACTGTGGCGAGTGCGACTTCTGTCAGGACAAGCCCAAATTCGGTGGCCGCAACCTTAAGCGGCAGAAGTGTCGCTGGCGCCAGTGCCTGCGCTTTGCCATGGTGGGTCTTGGGGATCTGTAGCGCCCCCCTCTGAGCTGCCAGGAAGAGCGAAAGCCTTTTTGTTTGCTCTATCTTGCCCCTCTCTCTGCTACAGCTCCTGTACTCTGCCTGGGGCATGTGTGTATCTCTATAGCGGGGCTATTGCGGGCATAGATAGGTGGCACAGCTACTGCAGGTATAGATAGGTGGCATACCTGCAGCACTGCTTGCCCACAGTTTCAGCAGGAAGGACTGAATTGGCAGCCTTGCCTGGCATTCTGTAGCTAAACATGGCACTGCAGATTGGGCATGGGCTTGGCTCTCGGGGGCACAGCATCTCATTGGCACACTCTGACCCTAGACACTTGGAGGTGCTGGTACCCGCCACTCCTCTCTTGGCCAGTTCTACCCCCAGTGTATAAGCTGGCAGTTGGCACCTTTCCTATGGCCATATAAGCGCCTACCTGGTATGCTATTGGCCTTGGCGCTGTTTGGGTGCAGCTTTGCATTCTGGGAGAGTGGGCAGAAGCGGATCGGAGAGTGCTATGTTGGAATGGCAGAACTCCATGGTGTCTATACTCTATGGTTGCCATGACGTTGACCACAGACAGGGGGCGCCTGTGCTTTCCAGACTGTAAGACTCTGACTATTTCTCAGGAAAAGAACATCCCGGCGATCCACAGGTCCAATAACCCGGTGATTCTGGAGAGGTTGAAGCACGAGGCAGGCGGCGGGGAATATGAGACGGTAGAGGGGCAGGTAagtggggggtgctgggggggttggGTCTAGGGCCCTCACTTGGGGGATTCCAAGGGGCCCCCAATGGGCTTGATCCTAACAGAATGTTGTCTCCTCCGCAGCAGAATCTGGACCCTCCGCTCGCTGTGCCGCAACTCAGGGAAACTGTCATTAAAATGGAACAGACGAATGGGCAGCACCGCGCCAGTCATGTGAGTATCTTATGCCCCTTGGTAGTAGCCACGCTGGGCATGTGGGGCTAACTGGTCCATTCCATTAGGGATTACCTGTAGTGCCTCTCGGCCTGCAAGTGAGGGGGATTGTGGGTATTAGGGATTACCTGTAGTGCCTCTCGGCCTGCAAGTGAGGGGGATTGTGGGTATTAGGGATTACCTGTAGTGCCTCTCGGCCTGCAAGTGAGGGGGATTGTGGGTATTAGGGATTACCTGTAGTGCCTCTCATCCTGCAAGTGAGGGGGATTGTGGGTATTAGGGATTACCTGTAGTGCCTCTCGGCCTGCAAGTGAGGGGGATTGTGGGTATTGGGGATTACCTGTAGTGCCTCTCAGCCTGCAAGTGAGGGGGATTGTGGGTATTGGGGATTACCTGTAGTGCCTCTCAGCCTGCAAGTGAGGGGGATTGTGGGTATTAGGGATTACCTGTAGTGCCTCTCAGCCTGCAAGTGAGGGGGATTGTGGGTATTGGGGATTACCTGTAGTGCCTCTCATCCTGCAAGTGAGGGGGATTGTGGGTATTAGGGATTACCTGTAGTGCCTCTCATCCTGCAAGTGAGGGGGATTGTGGGTATTAGGGATTACCTGTAGTGCCTCTCGGCCTGCAAGTGAGGGGGATTGTGGGTATTAGGGATTACCTGTAGTGCCTCTCGGCCTGCAAGTGAGGGGGATTGTGGGTATTAGGGATTACCTGTAGTGCCTCTCGGCCTGCAAGTGAGGGGGATTGTGGGTATTAGGGATTACCTGTAGTGCCTCTCATCCTGCAAGTGAGGGGGATTGTGGGTATTAGGGATTACCTGTAGTGCCTCTCATCCTGCAAGTGAGGGGGATTGTGGGTATTAGGGATTACCTGTAGTGCCTCTCGGCCTGCAAGTGAGGGGGATTGTGGGTATTGGGGATTACCTGTAGGGGAGTAGGGGATGCTGACCCTTGGGCCCTGTGTCTCTAGGAGAGGAACCACAATCCCGTGGGGAACAACGAGACTTCCCGGCTGATAAAGGAGGAGAGAGTGGAGGGGATCGTCCCACACACAGAAGATATTGCCCCCTTGGTAAGGAGCATCTCCCTATGGGGGCACGTATGGCAGCAGGAAGGAGCGGCCAGTACTAATACCCCCCCTTCTGCCTTGTTACCCCAGGATCTGAAACTGAACCGATCGGTCAAGACAGAGGAGTTCATCACAGAGACTGATGACGTTGAAGAAGCAGATGAAAGCACTCCCGTGGTAAACTGTGCCCCCGTCTGTGTGGTGCCACCCTGCAGCTTTACCGTATTGTTGCTTGGCACCTTGCTGGGTTTTGTATATATTCTCTGATCTGCCCTGCGCTTGCCCTACAGTTGTGGCACCTTGGCGGACGCTGTATAGGGGCACCTGTAGCTAGGGGCTTGCCTGGCACTGTATAGGGGCTTGCCTGGCGCTGTATAGGGGCACCTGTAGCTAGGGGCTTGCCTGGCGCTGTATAGGGGCACCTGTAGCTAGGGGCTTGCCTGGCGCTGTATAGGGGCACCTGTAGCTAGGGGGCTTGCCTGGCGCTGTATAGGGGCACCTGTAGCTAGGGGCTTGCCTGGCGCTGTATAGGGGCACCTGTAGCTAGGGGCTTGCCTGGCGCTGTATAGGGGCACCTGTAGCTTAGGGGCTTGCCTGGCGCTGTATAGGGGCACCTGTAGCTAGGGGGCTTGCCTGGCGCTGTATAGGGGCACCTGTAATTAGGGGCTTGCCTGGCGCTGTATAGGGGCACCTGTAGCTAGGGGCTTGCCTGGCGCTGTATAGGGGCACCTGTAGCTAGGGGCTTGCCTGGCGCTGTATAGGGGCACCTGTAGCTAGGGGCTTGCCTGGCGCTGTATAGGGGCACCTGTAGCTAGGGGCTTGCCTGGCGCTGTA from Xenopus tropicalis strain Nigerian chromosome 8, UCB_Xtro_10.0, whole genome shotgun sequence encodes:
- the mbd1 gene encoding methyl-CpG-binding domain protein 1 isoform X3, translating into MSEGWEEWPLLGPGWKRRIAVRKSGVSCGHTDTYYKSPTGEKIRSRIELAKYFNALGSSVDLTLFDFRNGVIVDKGSPKKKKNSKRKSLPAHGDVKPQPKKPRLSAPLPAPEECEQNGETGKSVVRCHGCGVWFTGVEFGKSKVTKWRCADCRASRRAFNKEQKLHKGDDCGMCQGCQRDDDCEGCSVCLDKMHKPDADIKERCLLRRCVNKKLTKRSPGYKNNNTKKLHIKKPAPIKLKKKKKKKATDGKGQPLSGRRQNRKCGDCESCLQKDDCGECDFCQDKPKFGGRNLKRQKCRWRQCLRFAMEKNIPAIHRSNNPVILERLKHEAGGGEYETVEGQQNLDPPLAVPQLRETVIKMEQTNGQHRASHERNHNPVGNNETSRLIKEERVEGIVPHTEDIAPLDLKLNRSVKTEEFITETDDVEEADESTPVIMEIFSLGSYHATGDLDRVLLEFMGELNEMPLPAHWEVLAPTGPNLQLVQRSRLSTMADTVIYIQPGLLFHVVVRGHPVPSSHELYNNHPSRLTTVDDVVELICDLEAHRPCPGLSKPRRRSPDCRVLVAGAGRCEECCKVPWPSGSSH
- the mbd1 gene encoding methyl-CpG-binding domain protein 1 isoform X4 produces the protein MSEGWEEWPLLGPGWKRRIAVRKSGVSCGHTDTYYKSPTGEKIRSRIELAKYFNALGSSVDLTLFDFRNGVIVDKGSPKKKKNSKRKSLPAHGDVKPQPKKPRLSAPLPAPEECEQNGETGKSVVRCHGCGVWFTGVEFGKSKVTKWRCADCRASRRAFNKEQKLHKNTGCGTCEACKVTENCGHCTVCLLRSHNPEFSSSWKCVRRRCLRNLRKGDDCGMCQGCQRDDDCEGCSVCLDKMHKPDADIKERCLLRRCVNKKLTKRSPGYKNNNTKKLHIKKPAPIKLKKKKKKKATDGKGQEKNIPAIHRSNNPVILERLKHEAGGGEYETVEGQQNLDPPLAVPQLRETVIKMEQTNGQHRASHERNHNPVGNNETSRLIKEERVEGIVPHTEDIAPLDLKLNRSVKTEEFITETDDVEEADESTPVIMEIFSLGSYHATGDLDRVLLEFMGELNEMPLPAHWEVLAPTGPNLQLVQRSRLSTMADTVIYIQPGLLFHVVVRGHPVPSSHELYNNHPSRLTTVDDVVELICDLEAHRPCPGLSKPRRRSPDCRVLVAGAGRCEECCKVPWPSGSSH
- the mbd1 gene encoding methyl-CpG-binding domain protein 1 isoform X2, with amino-acid sequence MSEGWEEWPLLGPGWKRRIAVRKSGVSCGHTDTYYKSPTGEKIRSRIELAKYFNALGSSVDLTLFDFRNGVIVDKGSPKKKKNSKRKSLPAHGDVKPQPKKPRLSAPLPAPEECEQNGETGKSVVRCHGCGVWFTGVEFGKSKVTKWRCADCRASRRAFNKEQKLHKNTGCGTCEACKVTENCGHCTVCLLRSHNPEFSSSWKCVRRRCLRNLRKGDDCGMCQGCQRDDDCEGCSVCLDKMHKPDADIKERCLLRRCVNKKLTKRSPGYKNNNTKKLHIKKPAPIKLKKKKKKKATDGKGQPLSGRRQNRKCGDCESCLQKDDCGECDFCQDKPKFGGRNLKRQKCRWRQCLRFAMEKNIPAIHRSNNPVILERLKHEAGGGEYETVEGQNLDPPLAVPQLRETVIKMEQTNGQHRASHERNHNPVGNNETSRLIKEERVEGIVPHTEDIAPLDLKLNRSVKTEEFITETDDVEEADESTPVIMEIFSLGSYHATGDLDRVLLEFMGELNEMPLPAHWEVLAPTGPNLQLVQRSRLSTMADTVIYIQPGLLFHVVVRGHPVPSSHELYNNHPSRLTTVDDVVELICDLEAHRPCPGLSKPRRRSPDCRVLVAGAGRCEECCKVPWPSGSSH
- the mbd1 gene encoding methyl-CpG-binding domain protein 1 isoform X1, which codes for MSEGWEEWPLLGPGWKRRIAVRKSGVSCGHTDTYYKSPTGEKIRSRIELAKYFNALGSSVDLTLFDFRNGVIVDKGSPKKKKNSKRKSLPAHGDVKPQPKKPRLSAPLPAPEECEQNGETGKSVVRCHGCGVWFTGVEFGKSKVTKWRCADCRASRRAFNKEQKLHKNTGCGTCEACKVTENCGHCTVCLLRSHNPEFSSSWKCVRRRCLRNLRKGDDCGMCQGCQRDDDCEGCSVCLDKMHKPDADIKERCLLRRCVNKKLTKRSPGYKNNNTKKLHIKKPAPIKLKKKKKKKATDGKGQPLSGRRQNRKCGDCESCLQKDDCGECDFCQDKPKFGGRNLKRQKCRWRQCLRFAMEKNIPAIHRSNNPVILERLKHEAGGGEYETVEGQQNLDPPLAVPQLRETVIKMEQTNGQHRASHERNHNPVGNNETSRLIKEERVEGIVPHTEDIAPLDLKLNRSVKTEEFITETDDVEEADESTPVIMEIFSLGSYHATGDLDRVLLEFMGELNEMPLPAHWEVLAPTGPNLQLVQRSRLSTMADTVIYIQPGLLFHVVVRGHPVPSSHELYNNHPSRLTTVDDVVELICDLEAHRPCPGLSKPRRRSPDCRVLVAGAGRCEECCKVPWPSGSSH